In Streptomyces sp. 71268, the DNA window GCGGGACGCTCCGGGGCGCCACCTCGCCGGGACGGCGGCCCGGGGCGCTCATCGCGCGCCGAGCGCCTGCTTGAGGGCGGCGAGGTTGGCCCGCATCACCTCGAAGTAGTCGTCGCCCTTGGACTTGTCGTTGATGCCCTCGATGGGGTCGAGGACGCCGGTCTTGAGGCCGGTGTCCTCGGCGACGGTCTCGGCGCCCTTGTTGCTGGCGAGCGTCTCGAAGAAGACCGTGCTGACCTTCTCCTTCTTGGCGATCTCCTGGATCTCCTTGATGCGGGCCGGGCTGGCCTCGGCCTCGGGGGAGACGCCGGAGATGCCCTCCTGGTCCAGACCGTAGCGCTCGGCGAGGTAGCCGAACGCCGCGTGGGTGGTGATGAAGGTGTCGGTGGTGCGGTTCTTGAGGCCGGCGGTGAACTCCTTGTCGAGCGCGGTCAGCTTCGTGACCAGCGCGTCGGTGTTCTTCTGGAAGTCGGCCTTGTGGTCGGGGTACGCCTCAGCGAGCTTCTTGTTCAGACCCTTGGCGACCTCGGCGTACTTGGTGGGGTCGAGCCAGATGTGCGGGTCGCCGCCGGCCTCGCCGCCGTGGTCGTGGTCGTGCTCGCCTTCGTGCGCGTGCTCGCCTTCGGCGTGGTCGTGGCCCTCGGCGTCGTGGTCGTGGCCGTGCTCACTGGCGCCGTGCTTCTCCAGCGAGGTGAGCGTGGTGGCGTCCACCTTGTGCTTGGCCTCGGACTGGCCGACCGCCTCGTCCACGGCGGGCTGGAGCCCCTTGAGGTAGACGACGACGTCGGCCTCGCTCAGGTCGCCGACCTGGCGGGGCTTGAGCTCCAGGTCGTGCGGCTCGACGCCGGGCTTGGTGAGGGTGCCGACGCGGATGTCCGCGTCGCCGATGATCTGCTTGGCCAGGAACTCCATCGGATAGAACGACGCCACGACCTGCGGCTTTCCGTCCTTGTCGGAATCGCCCGAGCAGGCGGAGAGCGTGACCAGCGAGAGCGCGGTGGCGCCGGCTATCGCGGTACCGGTGAGGAGGCGTCGTCGTACGTTCATGACAGTCATTTTCAACTAAACTGGAAACGATTGTCAACAAGACTGGTTGAAGGTTGTCAGACCCGGAACCGATTTGATCCCAGGGGTGTCGCCGCCGGTAATCTGGGGCTTTCGCTGGGGCGCGCGGGCGAGTACCCGGCGGACCCCGCACTGACCGCTTCGTCGTCGTAATGAAGAGAGCACCGTGGCCGCCGACAAGATCGACACCATCGTCAGCCTGAGCAAGCGCCGTGGCTTCGTCTATCCGTGCAGCGAGATTTACGGCGGTCAGCGGGCCGCCTGGGACTACGGACCGCTCGGCGTGGAGCTGAAGGAGAACATCAAGCGCCAGTGGTGGCGCGCGATGGTCACCTCGCGCGACGACGTGGTCGGCCTCGACTCGTCCGTGATCCTCGCCCGTGAGGTGTGGGAGGCATCCGGCCACGTCTCCACCTTCACCGACCCGCTCACCGAGTGCACCTCCTGTCACAAGCGCTACCGCGCCGACCACCTGGAGGAGGCGTACGAGGCGAAGCACGGTCAGCTCCCGCCGAACGGCCTCGCCGACATCAACTGCCCGCACTGCGGCAACAAGGGCGGCTTCACCGAGCCCAAGCTCTTCTCGGGCCTGCTCTCCACGCACCTCGGCCCCACCCAGGACGCCGGCTCGCTCGCGTACCTGCGCCCCGAGACCGCGCAGGGCATCTTCACCAACTTCGCCGCCGTGCAGCAGACCTCGCGCAAGAAGCCGCCGTTCGGCATCGCCCAGCTCGGCAAGTCCTTCCGCAACGAGATCACGCCCGGCAACTTCATCTTCCGCACCCGTGAGTTCGAGCAGATGGAGATGGAGTTCTTCGTCAAGCCGGGCGAGGACGAGCAGTGGCACGAGTACTGGATGGAGCAGCGCTGGAACTGGTACACCGACCTCGGTATCCGCGAGGAGAACATCCGGTGGTTCGAGCACCCGGCGGAGAAGCTGTCCCACTACTCGAAGCGCACCGCTGACATCGAGTACCGCTTCAACTTCGGCGGCACCGAGTTCTCCGAGCTTGAGGGCGTGGCCAACCGCACCGACTACGACCTCAAGGCCCACTCGAAGGCGTCCGGCCAGGACCTGTCGTACTTCGACCAGGAGGCCGGCGAGCGCTGGACCCCCTACGTCATCGAGCCGGCGGCCGGCGTGAACCGCGCGATGCTCGCGTTCATGCTCGACGCGTACATCGAGGACGAGGCGCCCAACGCCAAGGGCAAGCTGGAGAAGCGCACCGTCATGCGGCTCGACCCGAGGCTCGCGCCGGTCAAGGTCGCGGTGCTGCCGCTGTCCCGCAACCCGCAGCTCTCGCCGAAGGCCAAGGGCCTCGCCGCCGACCTGCGGCGCAACTGGAACATCGAGTTCGACGACGCCGGCGCCATCGGCCGCCGCTACCGCCGCCAGGACGAGATCGGCACGCCGTTCTGCGTCACCGTCGACTTCGACACGCTTGAGGACAACGCGGTGACCGTGCGCGAGCGCGACACCATGAAGCAGGAGCGGGTCTCCCTGGACCAGATCCAGAGCTACCTGGGCGGGCGCCTGCTGGGCTGCTGAGCCCCGCACGTACCCTCATTCCGGTCGTGTGACGCCGGGCCGACGTTTTCGTCGGCCCGGCGTTTCGCGTGCGGGCGCGCGGTGGCCCGGCCGGCACCTTCGCAGCCGACAGGTTTCCCCGCCCCTCACGGGCAGCTCGGCCAACGACCCGCGTGGCCCCCACCCGTGGGGCACCGCCAACCCATCCGTGGGGCGGGCGGGTTGGCACCCCTCACCGCACCACCCGCGGCAACCGCAGGCTCAGCACCGCGGTGACCGCGATCGTCGCGAGCTGGACCAGCAGCGTGGTGGTCAGGGCGTCGCGCATGCCCACCGAGGCCGCGCGGGAGAGGAAGAGGGTGCCGAGGGTGGCCACGCCCAGGGCCAGGGCGGACTGTTGGGTGGTCACCATGACGCCGCTGCCCACGCCGGCCCGGTCGCTCGGCACGTCCGCGAGGACGATCCGGAAGAGCACCGGCAACTGGAGCGCCTGGCCGACGCCGGCCAGGACGAGGCCGGGGGCGAGGGCCGGGATGCCGGTGTCCGGCCAGCCACGGGCGACGGTCAGCAGGAAGATGCCGATGCCAAGGCCCTGGATCAGCGCGCCGACCGTGACCACCCGGCTGCCGTACCGGCCCACCAGACGCGGGCCGGCCAGCGAGACCACGAAGAACGCCACCGCCATCGGCACGAGGGCGAGCCCGGCGGCCACCGGGCCGTAGTCCATGCCCTGCTGGAGGGCGACCGCGATGACGAACATGAAGCCACCGAAGCCGATCGAGAACGGCACCACCAGCACGAGGCCGCGGCTGAGGCCGGGCAGCGCGAACAGGCTCGGCGGCACCAGCGGCACCCTGCCGGCCCGGTCGGCCCGGCGCTCGACGACGTAGAAGACGGCGGCGACCACGGGGAACGAGCCGAGCAGCAGCCACGTCCACAGCGGCCAGCCCGCCGCCCGGCCCTCGGTCAGCGGCAGCAGCAGGGTGATCAGGGAGAGCGCGAGCAGCAGGGTGCCGGGGATGTCCACGGTGGTGGGCCGGTCCGAGCGGGTCTCGGGCACCGTACGCACGGCCAGGGCCAGGCCGATCAGCGCGACCGGCACGTTCACCAGGAAGACCATGCGCCAGCCGGTGCCCCAGAGGTCGGCGGCGACCAGGACGCCGCCCAGGATCTGCCCGGCGACCATGGAAAGGCCCGCCGTCGCTCCGTACAGGCCGATCGCGCGGGCGCGCCGACCGCCGGCGGTGGTGGCGTGGATGGTGGCGAGCACCTGCGGCAGCATGAACGCGGCGGCGGCGCCCTGCGCCACCCGGGCCGCCACCAGGCTCCACGCGTTCGGGGCGAGGCCGCAGGCCAGCGAGGTGATGCCGAAGGCCGCCATGCCCGCGATGAAGAGCCGGCGGCGGCCGAACATGTCACCGAGGCGCCCGCCGAGTACCAGGAGCACCGCGTAGGCGACGCCGTATCCGGCGACGACCAGTTCGAGTACGGCGGGGCCGGCGTGCAGGTCGTGGTCCATCGCCGGCAGGGCGACGTTGACGATGAAGAAGTCGATCAGCGGCAGGGCCGCACCGAGCAACACGGTGAACAGCCCGAGCCCGCTGAGCGTGGCCGGGCCAGCGCCGGGGCCCGTGCCGGCCGGCCGTGGCGGGTCGGCCGTGGCGGACGCGGACGCGGAGGCGGGAACGGGGGAGATGAGGTTGGCGGATCGCACTCGGGTCAGGTTCACGGGTACGACGATCGCGCGGTCCGTAGCCAGGTACCAGAGTGTCCTTATCCTGGTATCGACACTACCTGGAAAGTGGATCTCCCATCCCGCACCCTGGAGACATGATGACGACCGGGCAGGCCGCGGGCCACGACGTACGGCGCAGCGAACTCGCGGCCTTCCTGCGGAGCAGGCGCGAGCGCGTCGTGCCCGAGCAGGTGGGGCTGCCGCGCGGCCGGCGGCGGCGCACGCCCGGGCTGCGCCGCGAGGAGGTGGCGCAGCTCTCGGCGGTGGGCGTGACCTGGTACACGTGGCTTGAGCAGGGGCGCGACATCCACGTCTCGGCGCAGGTGCTCGACGCCATCGCGCGGGCGCTGTTGCTCGACCCCAACGAGCGCGAGCACCTGTTCACGCTCGCCGGGGTGGCCGACCCGGCGCCGGGGACCGAGTGCGCCACCGTCTCCGACCCGATCCGGACGTTGCTGCGGCAGCTCGAACCCATCCCGGCGTGCGTGCAGAACAGC includes these proteins:
- a CDS encoding MFS transporter; protein product: MNLTRVRSANLISPVPASASASATADPPRPAGTGPGAGPATLSGLGLFTVLLGAALPLIDFFIVNVALPAMDHDLHAGPAVLELVVAGYGVAYAVLLVLGGRLGDMFGRRRLFIAGMAAFGITSLACGLAPNAWSLVAARVAQGAAAAFMLPQVLATIHATTAGGRRARAIGLYGATAGLSMVAGQILGGVLVAADLWGTGWRMVFLVNVPVALIGLALAVRTVPETRSDRPTTVDIPGTLLLALSLITLLLPLTEGRAAGWPLWTWLLLGSFPVVAAVFYVVERRADRAGRVPLVPPSLFALPGLSRGLVLVVPFSIGFGGFMFVIAVALQQGMDYGPVAAGLALVPMAVAFFVVSLAGPRLVGRYGSRVVTVGALIQGLGIGIFLLTVARGWPDTGIPALAPGLVLAGVGQALQLPVLFRIVLADVPSDRAGVGSGVMVTTQQSALALGVATLGTLFLSRAASVGMRDALTTTLLVQLATIAVTAVLSLRLPRVVR
- a CDS encoding metal ABC transporter substrate-binding protein, whose protein sequence is MNVRRRLLTGTAIAGATALSLVTLSACSGDSDKDGKPQVVASFYPMEFLAKQIIGDADIRVGTLTKPGVEPHDLELKPRQVGDLSEADVVVYLKGLQPAVDEAVGQSEAKHKVDATTLTSLEKHGASEHGHDHDAEGHDHAEGEHAHEGEHDHDHGGEAGGDPHIWLDPTKYAEVAKGLNKKLAEAYPDHKADFQKNTDALVTKLTALDKEFTAGLKNRTTDTFITTHAAFGYLAERYGLDQEGISGVSPEAEASPARIKEIQEIAKKEKVSTVFFETLASNKGAETVAEDTGLKTGVLDPIEGINDKSKGDDYFEVMRANLAALKQALGAR
- a CDS encoding glycine--tRNA ligase, which produces MAADKIDTIVSLSKRRGFVYPCSEIYGGQRAAWDYGPLGVELKENIKRQWWRAMVTSRDDVVGLDSSVILAREVWEASGHVSTFTDPLTECTSCHKRYRADHLEEAYEAKHGQLPPNGLADINCPHCGNKGGFTEPKLFSGLLSTHLGPTQDAGSLAYLRPETAQGIFTNFAAVQQTSRKKPPFGIAQLGKSFRNEITPGNFIFRTREFEQMEMEFFVKPGEDEQWHEYWMEQRWNWYTDLGIREENIRWFEHPAEKLSHYSKRTADIEYRFNFGGTEFSELEGVANRTDYDLKAHSKASGQDLSYFDQEAGERWTPYVIEPAAGVNRAMLAFMLDAYIEDEAPNAKGKLEKRTVMRLDPRLAPVKVAVLPLSRNPQLSPKAKGLAADLRRNWNIEFDDAGAIGRRYRRQDEIGTPFCVTVDFDTLEDNAVTVRERDTMKQERVSLDQIQSYLGGRLLGC